Within the Gadus chalcogrammus isolate NIFS_2021 chromosome 15, NIFS_Gcha_1.0, whole genome shotgun sequence genome, the region CTGGCCCGGAGTCATGCAGAACCCCTGGAGGGACCCTCGGGTTCAGTGTCCATGTAAGTTCCGTATTATTTCCTTCCTTCTGGATGCCAAGATGAGCTGACTGGGACCCTTTTGGCTCAGCAATTTGTTTTCGTTTTATAGAGCATGTTAACTATTCTGTAGTCAGAACATTTTAGATTTAGGGTAAAAAGGACAACTAGTGCTTTAATTTACCCGTCCAACTTATCCTGTAAGCTTGTAAACACTCCCACACGAGTCACTTGCAAAATTCATGTGTTAAGCCTATCTGAACCAGAGATATAATCCTTTAACAAGTGTGTAATAGTGGTAAGCCTACTGGGATACAGCCACAGAGAGACTCATACAGTGGCTGGACTGGTGTGTTGTGATAGAGAGCAAACTGTGACCGCCGTGTTGTTGTCTGGTGTTCAGCTCAAGCCGGCATGATGCTCGACAAGGACGGCAAGAAGAAGCACTCCAGACCCACCTTCTCCGGGCAGCAGATCTTTGCCCTGGAGAAGACTTTCGAGCAGACAAAATACCTGGCTGGGCCGGAGAGGGCTCGGCTGGCCTACTCCCTGGGGATGACCGAGAGCCAAGTCAAGGTGAGGACCCCCACACCGCCATTGGATGTTATTGCTGTTACTGGGTTTTTACTGCATTGTTTAAAggagcattttttttattggaatcCCATTTGATTGGAGCAGGGATTAAAATGTaggatgtgttttgtttttgcaggCAAGAAAATGACACGTATTATGCTAAACTTTTGTTATTCGCTTGAATCAGTCACACTGGTTGATACCATGGCCAAATTGttgattttattattattatttgcttttaattattattaggccatttattataattattatgattgttaataataataataataataataataatagtaggtTATTGCTGTTGATGACAATATTCATTAtcatttatattataattatcatcATAATGATGATAATGGTGGTGGGGAGTAAAGCTTCACTGTAAAGCTTCTTTGAGTGtctaagcgctatataaattcaatcaattattgttattattataatgaggattattatcatcattattaggCCTAGCCTACCCCCAATTACAGGTTATGTTTAGAAAGAAGGTATATTATAACATCTTTGGAACAGTAGGCATTGGTTATTATTCGATCTGTAAATGGCCTAGtattaccgtgtgtgtgtgtgtgtgtgtgtgtgtgtgtgtgtgtgtgtgtgtgtgtgtgtgtgtgtgtgtgtgtgtgtgtgtgtgtgtgtgtgtgtgtgtgtgtgtgtttacgtgagTGTGCATCGTGTCCACCAGCCACTAACCCGCTGTCCCTCCACAGGTGTGGTTCCAGAACAGGAGGACCAAGTGGAGGAAGAGGCACGCCGCGGAGATGGCGACGGCCAAGAAGAAGCACGACTCGGAGAcggagaagatgaaggagagCTCGGACAACGAGGACGACGACGAGTACAACAAGCCCCTGGACCCCAACTCCGACGACGAGAAAATCACGAGACTTCTAAAAAAGCACAAGGCCACCAACCTGGCGCTGATCAGCCCGTGCAGCAACAGCTCGGACACGTTGTGATGGTGCTGTGGTGGATCTGTGCAACAGAgacgctctctcttctctctcctcggAGGCTTCTAAAGCTCGTCTAACCAGGGTATCACTTCGTTTAAAGTCACAGAGAATGGCGCTCGGTTTGGGGATGGGGGGTTGGAGGAAATAGGTGTGAATTGGGTTGTAGCCTATAAAGACGGACATTGTAAGTgagatgtatatattttttactgagTAAATTATGTTGTTAAACCCATGGAAACAGAAATGTTGCAGCCCCGTTTCCCGCCATGCTGACGCgcttatgccccccccccccccccccatgctctgCTTTGGTTTGGTTATTGCAGAATAATAATTATAGGCCTATTGCCGGATTTTCTTTAAGTTTCACAATTCTAAATTCAGTACTGGCACACATTGTATAGACGCAAATGTTGTAAATAATATTGTAAAAAGCTTGTTTAACGACATCCACCGACACCATTTTtcctttaatcatttaatggattttatgttttaccTCATCAGCCAGAAATAGATCACTGGACATTTGTTTATGTTGGAAAAAGAGAGTATTATTGCTTCCGCCAAGGTTataggaagaaaaaaacactttgtattATGAATAAATTATTTAACAAGCATTTTTGATATTTCTGATTTCTAATGAAGCCAAACGCATGCAGAAATATCGTTGCCTATAATTACCGGTAACAAAAGAAAATCGGAATCTGAACGAATCAAGCAACTTCGTTAGAAATTTAGGACAACATTATGTGTTTTAATTAGGCTATTGCAAAACAAGACGCAATTCTGAAAGATGCACAAAAGGTCTACATGTAAATAGAGTACTTCAAGGACCtttgcaatgtttttttatatttcaacCTAAAAATGCATGAATAGGGCCACAGATTTTTAGCCTACATGTAGGCCATATTGGAGTTGTGTTGTATTCATTTCTAAATAGGACTAACCCTttcattgttatatttatatcaaaGTGTCAACGCACTATTAGCACAACTATACTACTTATATTTCTGTTCATATAGGTAATCCGATCGGAACCTTGAtcaaaataattacaaaatacGTTAGTATCTACAAAGATCTTAGCCACCTGTCATCACCAGCATGAACTTTTAACAGTAACAATGAATTTCCATTTGGGTTACTTAGGCACTTAGAGGAAAACTGAAACCAAGATTATTAAAACAGTCAATGTAGGCCtagcattttattttacctCATTTTTTTAGTCTGCCAATAAGCAAATATAACCCTGTAGGCATATGCTACCAACAGGCCTTTGCTCAATATAGAAGGGGTATGGAAGTTAACAGTCTATTATGGTAGGCCCGTTAGACCTACAAGTCTAAATAAAGAATATTTATGGGATGATTATTATCATACATAACAATGGCCTTCATACAAAATAGCAGAGTAAAGCAATGTTGACCATTGGGCAGACATGAGGTGCTGAGACTCGGTTTCAACAGTGTGGTGCCCATCCTACGAGCTGCCATCATGGAGCGGCGCAGCAACAGAGAGGACGACCAGGCATTGTGGAGTTCTAATGGTTTTATTGCTTGAGAACTGCATTGCCAACAGTAGAGGTTGTAATGGAATAGAACAGAATCTCTGTCTGCGTTATAAGAGGAGTGAAGAACAACAGCGGCCTCTCCTAGCATCAGGGCCAGCAGAATTAAAAACAAGCAGTTTCTAAACCAACCAAAGGCCTACTGTCAAGACAACAGAGATATTGCGACAGGCACGAAAAATAATTTTCACTTGCGGTGATTTAGGCGGGatgaagaaataaaataaaatcaaggATCATTCTAAGGAAGAGCCTGCGGACTCTGTAGTGTAGTGAATTAAGTCGATAAAAAGAGACGTTGGCGTTTTATC harbors:
- the nkx6.2 gene encoding homeobox protein Nkx-6.2, which translates into the protein MLAVGQMDGNRQQGAFVLGSAPLAALHNMTEMKTSLFPYTLQGHPAAGGFKAPSLTCTLNSHLSMGTPHGISDILGRPITSAGQLLTGFPRINGLTAATAGMYFNPVTRYPKPLTELPGRAPIFWPGVMQNPWRDPRVQCPSQAGMMLDKDGKKKHSRPTFSGQQIFALEKTFEQTKYLAGPERARLAYSLGMTESQVKVWFQNRRTKWRKRHAAEMATAKKKHDSETEKMKESSDNEDDDEYNKPLDPNSDDEKITRLLKKHKATNLALISPCSNSSDTL